In Phenylobacterium zucineum HLK1, one DNA window encodes the following:
- a CDS encoding AMP-binding protein codes for MSPADDAGAAIASKPPFKPLPQKAPDVSVERRADGSYIIRSNHPPGEGPRSIAHLLAERAAQHPDRPYILQRAPNHGPWTGVTYGEAKRAADGIAQWLLDRGLGGEDSVMVLSANSVEHALVMLGCYTAGVPVAPISPAYSLISSDHAKLKHCFATVRPKVVFAQSSEMFARAFETLRALDPTLAFVTVDGGNGTIPLSELASTTPGEAVEAAREALHHGTVAKYLFTSGSTGMPKGVPQTHGMFAGVIAGQEGLRDEAPDPDNPPQALDWMPWSHISAGNIAFNGNLWAGGTLHLDEGKPIPGMFETTIKNLYEVSPWVFGSAPVAFGMLAEAMEQDPVLRRSFFRNLRYMGYGGATLSNDIYERMQALAIAETGHRIPLTTMYGATETQGITVVHWVTERVGLIGLPLPGITLKLAPSGSKLEVRVKGPTVTSGYHNDPEKTAQAFDEEGFYKLGDACRFLDPDDPAQGLVFDGRVTEDFKLDSGTWVSVGTLRPDLVAACSPYVFDIVVAGQDKPFVGALVWPAPAALGSLGEDPLGKLTEILKERLGAFNKSAGGSSRQVGRFLVMTEPPSIDAGEITDKGYVNQRATLERRQALVDALYADPPGPGVVSLR; via the coding sequence ATGAGCCCAGCCGACGATGCGGGCGCCGCCATCGCGTCCAAGCCGCCGTTCAAGCCGCTGCCGCAGAAGGCGCCGGACGTTTCGGTCGAGCGCCGGGCGGACGGCAGCTACATCATCCGCTCCAACCATCCGCCGGGCGAGGGGCCGCGCTCGATCGCGCACCTCCTGGCCGAACGCGCCGCGCAGCATCCCGACCGGCCCTACATCCTGCAGCGCGCGCCGAACCACGGTCCCTGGACCGGCGTCACCTACGGCGAGGCCAAGCGCGCCGCCGACGGGATCGCCCAGTGGCTGCTGGACCGCGGCCTGGGCGGCGAGGACAGCGTGATGGTGCTGTCGGCCAACTCGGTCGAGCACGCCCTCGTGATGCTGGGCTGCTACACCGCCGGCGTGCCGGTGGCGCCGATCAGCCCGGCCTACAGCCTGATCTCGTCCGACCACGCCAAGCTGAAGCACTGCTTCGCCACCGTCCGGCCCAAGGTGGTGTTCGCCCAGTCCAGCGAGATGTTCGCCCGCGCCTTCGAGACGCTGCGGGCGCTGGACCCCACCCTCGCATTCGTGACCGTCGATGGCGGGAACGGGACGATCCCGCTTTCCGAACTCGCCTCCACCACGCCCGGCGAGGCGGTCGAGGCGGCGCGCGAGGCCCTGCACCACGGGACCGTCGCCAAGTACCTGTTCACCTCGGGCTCCACCGGCATGCCCAAGGGCGTGCCCCAGACACACGGCATGTTCGCGGGCGTCATCGCCGGCCAGGAGGGCCTGCGCGACGAGGCGCCCGATCCGGACAATCCGCCCCAGGCGCTGGACTGGATGCCCTGGAGCCACATCTCGGCCGGCAACATCGCCTTCAACGGCAACCTCTGGGCGGGCGGGACCCTGCACCTGGACGAGGGCAAGCCGATCCCGGGCATGTTCGAGACCACGATCAAGAACCTCTACGAGGTCTCCCCCTGGGTGTTCGGCTCGGCGCCGGTGGCCTTCGGCATGCTGGCCGAGGCGATGGAGCAGGACCCCGTGCTGCGCCGGAGCTTCTTCAGGAACCTGCGCTACATGGGCTACGGCGGCGCGACGCTGTCGAACGACATCTATGAGCGGATGCAGGCGCTGGCGATCGCCGAGACCGGCCACCGCATCCCGCTGACCACCATGTACGGCGCGACCGAGACGCAGGGGATCACGGTCGTCCACTGGGTGACCGAGCGGGTGGGCCTGATCGGCCTGCCGCTGCCGGGCATCACCCTGAAGCTCGCGCCCAGCGGCTCCAAGCTGGAGGTGCGGGTGAAGGGGCCGACGGTCACCAGCGGCTACCACAACGACCCCGAGAAGACCGCCCAGGCCTTCGACGAGGAGGGCTTCTACAAGCTGGGCGACGCCTGCCGGTTCCTCGATCCGGACGATCCCGCGCAGGGGCTGGTGTTCGACGGCCGGGTGACCGAGGACTTCAAGCTGGATTCCGGCACCTGGGTGTCGGTCGGCACGCTCAGGCCCGACCTGGTGGCCGCCTGCAGCCCCTACGTCTTCGACATCGTCGTCGCGGGCCAGGACAAGCCCTTCGTCGGCGCGCTGGTGTGGCCGGCGCCGGCGGCGCTCGGGTCGCTGGGCGAGGATCCGCTCGGCAAGCTGACCGAGATCTTGAAGGAGCGGCTGGGGGCCTTCAACAAGAGCGCCGGTGGATCGTCGCGGCAGGTCGGCCGGTTCCTGGTCATGACCGAGCCGCCGTCGATCGACGCGGGCGAGATCACCGACAAGGGCTATGTGAACCAGCGCGCCACGCTGGAGCGGCGCCAGGCGCTGGTGGACGCGCTGTACGCCGACCCGCCGGGGCCGGGCGTGGTGAGCCTGCGCTAG
- a CDS encoding glycosyltransferase family protein, translated as MKFVLMKGQSQYGSLRLHVDQLAAALRELAHEVQVVDLAAPEGQGELQATFGAPPDCYFGIGGLGAELSSGGASVYDQLGVVYATLHVDHPVHQAPRVTAPIRRHVAFFLDRSHVQFVSAWPTAKIAQVGFLPPGANELPEPVDASDEAFGARDIPLLFTGTYRGAPQPAWAAWEASPARDLVAEVADRMAADARLPILDALKAAMAARGAQLTADLFDQLVPLLQTPQAFAEAYHRDRLLHALGAAGAPLHVYGNGWEPLAQRYPSFVYGGVGSFEETLHLLRRARLVLNTNNGFVAGGHERVFTAMCAGAAVVSDASRYYADAFKEGREIITFAWNRLDEAPGQILELMSDTPRLAGIARGGWKRAMAEHRSVRSRRPHRQGGEAGPLSSASYSAGVPQKTTSSRPISR; from the coding sequence ATGAAGTTCGTGCTGATGAAGGGGCAGTCGCAGTACGGCTCGCTGCGGCTGCACGTCGACCAGCTCGCCGCCGCCCTGCGCGAGCTGGCGCACGAGGTCCAGGTGGTCGACCTGGCGGCGCCCGAGGGCCAGGGCGAGCTGCAGGCGACCTTCGGCGCCCCGCCGGACTGCTACTTCGGGATCGGCGGGCTCGGCGCCGAGCTCTCCAGCGGCGGAGCCTCGGTCTACGACCAGCTCGGGGTCGTCTACGCCACCCTGCACGTGGATCATCCCGTCCACCAGGCGCCCCGGGTGACCGCGCCGATCCGCCGGCACGTCGCCTTCTTCCTCGACCGCAGCCATGTGCAGTTCGTCTCGGCCTGGCCGACGGCGAAGATCGCCCAGGTGGGCTTCCTGCCCCCCGGCGCCAACGAGCTGCCCGAGCCGGTGGACGCCTCGGACGAGGCGTTCGGCGCCCGCGACATTCCCCTGCTCTTCACCGGCACCTACCGCGGCGCGCCGCAGCCGGCCTGGGCGGCCTGGGAGGCCAGCCCGGCCCGGGACCTGGTGGCCGAGGTCGCCGACCGGATGGCGGCCGACGCCCGCCTGCCGATCCTGGATGCGCTGAAGGCCGCCATGGCCGCCCGCGGCGCCCAGCTCACCGCCGACCTGTTCGACCAGCTCGTGCCCCTGCTGCAAACCCCGCAGGCGTTCGCCGAGGCCTACCACCGCGACCGGCTGCTCCACGCCCTGGGCGCCGCCGGGGCCCCGCTGCACGTCTACGGCAACGGCTGGGAGCCGCTGGCGCAGCGCTATCCGTCCTTCGTCTACGGCGGCGTCGGCAGCTTCGAGGAGACGCTGCACCTGCTGCGGCGCGCGCGGCTGGTGCTCAACACCAACAACGGCTTCGTCGCCGGCGGCCACGAGCGCGTCTTCACCGCCATGTGCGCGGGCGCGGCGGTCGTCTCGGACGCCAGCCGCTACTACGCCGACGCCTTCAAGGAAGGCCGCGAGATCATCACCTTCGCCTGGAACCGGCTGGACGAGGCGCCGGGCCAGATCCTGGAGCTGATGTCCGACACGCCAAGGCTCGCGGGGATCGCCCGCGGCGGCTGGAAGCGGGCCATGGCCGAGCACCGCTCGGTCCGATCGCGCCGCCCGCATCGTCAAGGCGGTGAAGCAGGCCCGCTGAGCAGCGCCTCGTATTCCGCCGGCGTGCCGCAGAAGACCACCTCGTCCCGGCCGATCAGCCGGTAG
- a CDS encoding crotonase/enoyl-CoA hydratase family protein: MNDRVTVDIQDGVADVRLVRSDKMNALDGAMFDALIETGERLKGEAGVRAVVISGEGRAFCAGLDMGNFQSMASGERKGGQGSAGALLTRDRTPGGSNRAQHACMVWREIPVPVIAAVHGVAFGGGFQLALGADLRFVAPDARMSVMEIKWGLVPDMAGMVLMRGLVRDDLARELTWSGRIFDGQEAATLGLATRVCADPRAEALAFARDVAGKSPDAIRAGKRLLNLMGHASQHEILLEESREQAALIGSPNQVEAVMANLQKRAPAFADGAAPEKAEV; the protein is encoded by the coding sequence ATGAACGACCGCGTGACCGTGGACATCCAGGACGGCGTCGCCGACGTGCGCCTGGTCCGCAGCGACAAGATGAACGCCCTCGACGGCGCCATGTTCGACGCCCTGATCGAGACGGGCGAGCGGCTGAAGGGCGAGGCGGGCGTCCGCGCGGTGGTGATCTCGGGCGAGGGCCGGGCGTTCTGCGCCGGCCTCGACATGGGCAACTTCCAGTCGATGGCCTCGGGCGAGCGCAAGGGCGGGCAGGGCTCGGCCGGGGCGCTGCTGACCCGCGACCGCACGCCCGGGGGCTCGAACCGGGCGCAGCACGCCTGCATGGTCTGGCGCGAGATTCCCGTGCCGGTGATCGCCGCCGTGCATGGCGTCGCGTTCGGCGGCGGATTCCAGCTCGCCCTGGGCGCGGACCTGCGGTTCGTCGCCCCCGACGCGCGCATGTCGGTCATGGAGATCAAGTGGGGCCTGGTGCCCGACATGGCGGGCATGGTGCTGATGCGCGGCCTGGTGCGCGACGACCTCGCGCGCGAGCTCACCTGGAGCGGCCGGATCTTCGACGGACAGGAAGCCGCGACGCTGGGCCTGGCCACCCGGGTCTGCGCCGACCCGCGCGCCGAGGCGCTGGCGTTCGCGCGCGACGTGGCCGGCAAGAGCCCCGACGCGATCCGCGCGGGCAAGCGCCTGCTGAACCTGATGGGCCATGCGAGCCAGCACGAGATCCTGCTGGAGGAGAGCCGCGAGCAGGCGGCCCTGATCGGCTCGCCCAACCAGGTCGAGGCGGTGATGGCCAACCTCCAGAAGCGGGCGCCGGCGTTCGCCGACGGGGCCGCGCCCGAAAAGGCGGAGGTCTGA
- a CDS encoding glutathione S-transferase family protein yields MAGIVLHHYDTSPFSEKVRVMLGVKGLEWRSVIQPVVMPKPELVPLTGGYRRIPVMQIGADVYCDTQAILAELDARHPEPATARGGDWAVNLWADRLWFQASVAVVFAQIGDAVPREFIEDREKLSGRPFDIAGMRAAAPHMRAQWRAYAAWVEDGLSGVDFLGGTKVSLGDIAAYMNVWWLGAAAPAAAETLLAGLDRVQDWRARIAAIGHGRRTEMSGAEALRAAADASPAPVPDSDPDDPSGLKPGEAVTVQADDYGRDPVTGRLAALTRERIVIAREGEGLGLVHVHFPRAGYALARA; encoded by the coding sequence ATGGCCGGGATCGTCCTGCACCACTACGACACCTCGCCCTTCTCGGAGAAGGTGCGGGTGATGCTGGGCGTGAAGGGCCTCGAGTGGCGCTCGGTGATCCAGCCGGTGGTGATGCCCAAGCCCGAGCTGGTCCCCCTGACCGGCGGCTACCGGCGCATCCCGGTGATGCAGATCGGGGCGGACGTCTACTGCGACACCCAGGCCATCCTGGCCGAGCTGGACGCCCGCCATCCCGAGCCGGCCACCGCGCGCGGCGGGGACTGGGCGGTGAACCTGTGGGCCGACCGGCTGTGGTTCCAGGCGAGCGTGGCGGTGGTGTTCGCACAGATCGGCGACGCGGTCCCGCGCGAGTTCATCGAGGACCGCGAGAAGCTGTCGGGCCGGCCGTTCGACATCGCCGGCATGAGGGCGGCCGCGCCGCACATGCGGGCGCAGTGGCGGGCCTATGCCGCCTGGGTGGAGGACGGGCTCTCCGGGGTCGACTTCCTGGGCGGGACCAAGGTCTCGCTGGGCGACATCGCCGCGTACATGAACGTCTGGTGGCTCGGCGCGGCCGCGCCCGCGGCGGCCGAGACCCTTCTGGCGGGCCTGGATCGGGTGCAGGACTGGCGCGCGCGGATCGCCGCGATCGGCCACGGCCGCCGGACCGAGATGAGCGGCGCCGAGGCGCTGCGGGCGGCGGCCGACGCCTCGCCTGCGCCGGTCCCCGACAGCGACCCCGACGATCCCTCGGGCCTGAAGCCCGGGGAAGCGGTGACGGTCCAGGCCGACGACTACGGCCGCGATCCCGTCACGGGACGCCTCGCGGCCCTGACCCGCGAGCGGATCGTGATCGCCCGCGAGGGCGAGGGCCTCGGCCTCGTGCATGTGCATTTCCCGCGCGCCGGCTATGCGCTGGCCCGGGCCTGA